CAGATTATATTTCTGATTCTGTCTTGTATGTCGTGCCAGAGTGGCGTTGCTTTTACGTCGAGGAAATCCTTGGAGGTAAATGATTTGCAACTACTGATGAAGACCTAAAAGAAAATTCAGGCCTATCCTCGACCGACAGTACAACTGATGACATTTTCCGTTAAATGCGAGCGACGTAAGTACATGTACGTTTTGCCCTTTACACGATTCATTCCCACTTTTCATCCATTTTGGAAAGCGCTGAAATCACGACGCTTAGTACGCATCTACGTATGAAACATAACCGCTTAAATTCATTACTCCAAGTAAAGGACATAGTGCACTGGGGTCAGCTAGAATAGAGGCTACGAGCTCATGTGAACAGACCTTTAATATGGCTCAACATCAGCACCGATGCAGAATCGTACCagtcaaaaatgaaagaagatatTGGTTGAAAATTACtgtcaaaacataaataaataaatgaatgaaataaaaataaaaataaatcacaactCATTGTCTACAAAAATCACATAAGGAATCATAAAGAGTGCAGTCCGAAGTGCACATTACCATTTAAGTGTTGTTAGTACAGAAgactacccccctccctccctccctccctccctcccgatCCCAATAACAGGTTTACAGGAGAAAGCAGTTTGGTGCAACACTGACCCATCTGAACCTTTTCAAAATGGACACAACCATGCCGACAGGTTGACAGAAACAACTGGAAAGTCTGATCGATTTTTATCacactatttcttttttttagcagagagagagaaaaaaaaggtgaaggTCTCACTATCAGGGGAGAATGGGCGAGAGGAAGTCGAGACCAGCCCGAGTGTAATTACTGAGGCTGCATTAAGCGATTCGACATCTACACAACCAACAGgaacaggagaaaaagaaaagaaaatgatacaCCTCTTCACACGACCCTGTCCTGAACTGATCACCCTCCATGACCCCACACCCTGAGCTGGCCAGAACCGGATGGGCTCCCCCTGTTGATCCTGGTTCCTCCCCAGGCAATGAAATGACTGAGCTGGCTGAGATCAGACTCCCATAGCACCTCCTTTATGACACACACAACAATTTAGAATTGGGGCTAGAATTGTGGAACTAGACTATTCTTTGGAAACGACCATAGAGAACTATTCCCTCagttgtaattaaaaaaactgattatggcttgaaaatgaattcataattcaGTCATGCATCTTCATCTGATCAAGCAGtcttgccaaaaaaaacaaaacaaacaacaaaacaaaaaaaataaaaaacacttctaCACCAAATCTTCTGGACCAGAACTCAACGGAAAAGTAAAGAAAGTTATTGATCACAATAAGCAAACAAAATCTCACCTAGGATGGCAGAAAACATAAAAGCTTATTTTGAAACTTTCCACTAGGGAGGGGGAAGcaatattattttaacaaagaGCACTGCATGGGTTCAAATAATTTACTGCAGAGGTCTTCTCTAAAttgcggcaaaaaaaaaaaaatgcatatgtacGCAGCAGggttttcctggctcaaaacaGGACTCAGGCGGTGACTTTGCGTGAAAACCATGTAGGGTAATGATAATACAGTATAATTCACTTAATTGACTAACGGATTATCGCATAATTCAGGTATTCGCATTGAATTGCCAAATCCCAAACCATTTCCTATTCATTCTACTGTAAAGAAATTTGCAGAAATAttctcactggggggggggacggatgACGACAGGGGGGGACCACAGGTGTATTTAATGTTATAAATGATAGAGTCAATAAAATCCTAAATTAAGGCTGCATTTAATTTCAAGGTCATGTCGATATTTGGCatcactctcagaaaaaaaggtatcaGTGAAGGTACATTTTTGTGCTTTAAGGAACAAACTTCTCAAATGTACCGTGAAAGTACAATAGTGTttatttgggtactaataagcactttttaatttcacaatttcatGTACCTATTGGGAACCACCCCAGTGATGTGcatttatactttattttttctggGGTGGGGACAAAACTACTTCGCACCGACCTCGTATAGGGACATGTGGGCTTGGCCACTGAAATAGTATCTTGGCTCACTCTTATCTTTGCTAAACCACCACACCGACCTGCGAAAGCCTACAGGTAGTTCTGGCTCACCATAATGCAGGCCCAGCTAAATGAATATTTCTGCGTAGCCATGAATATTTCTGGCTACGCTGCTGCTTTCTACTGATGAAAAATGCACAGGCACGGGAAAGTTTATAGACTAGACGTAATCCATCGGCGGAAATGTGACTAAAATCAGCCGCAACACAATGATACGGATGCAATTTTGCTTTGCCACCTTCGTAACAAAGTCCGCTGGAGAACGTATTTACAAGGACGGGACGACTTGGGGAAACTTTTCTTAACGCAGTTCGATGAGAGGTAAATCGCCATTACCTGCTCTGCCAGTACAATAGCGGGCGGAGGGGACACCGTCTGCCCATTAGATTCGAGGGGAGCTACAGACTGAGGGTCAGTTCTCACAGCGATCAGGCTGGGGGAGTCACCACCGCGCTCCGCAGGTCGCACACAAAGCTTTTTTGGGGAAGCCGGTCCGGAAACGTCTACAGGATCTGTTGTTCGCGGCCGCTTAGTCGTTTCTTGTTCTTTAATTTCTAACACGTCATCATCTATCGGGTGCAAATAGGGGACAACCAGTTGGAACTGATTCTGGGTCTCATCGGCCGTTTCCGGAGCAACGTGCAGAGGCGCTAACTTTGACCCAATGTCTACGATACTGTTCAAAGTCGCAACGGAGACGGCGCCGATGCAGTGGTTAGTGTAAGTCTTTGACAGTTTCGCAGCTATTGATAACATTTCCATCCTAGTGCCCAGCAGGTTCTTGCCTATTGCTTTGTTTTCATACCAGGTCATGTCACTTTCACTGCAATAGTCCCGTTGTCtctgaaaaaatgctttgcaaTGCGGATTCCGTTTCgaaatgtatttcacaaagctCGCGTAGGGGCAGAACTCCGTGCTAGTTTCGTACATGCGGGGCAAATtgtcgtcagtgtctgttctttttttactcaATGACGCCGATCTGGATTTGTGATACAGTCCCAGCGCTTTTAAGTATATAAACTTTCTCCCGTCTTCGTCAATCCCGAGTCCGAACGAACTCTCCTCCAGTTCTCGTTGATTCTCCCGTCCCCTGGTGCAGAAATACATGCAGGTTTCGAACCACACTTTATTGAGCAAACCGAAAGGCGTGTTAGTGTTAAACGCGCTCGATGTGTACAGTTTCTTCAAGTCAGCCCGGGTGATTGCCTGTTTTTGCACGACAGGACATGCACCTTGTTCTTCCAGCTTTCTGATCACCGCTGCCAGCGTCAGGTTCGCGCTTCTCAGCTCGGGATCTTTAGACAGATCCAGGTTGCGGCAGTAAGGCGGTTCATTCAGGTGTCTGTTCAAAGCGCTCCTAATACCAATCAGAGAGGACTTGCTGTACAGCTGCCCACTCTTTGAACGCGCTTCTGCATAAAAAGACCCCAGCACCTCGCACAGCGTCTCCTTGTCCATAGTTTCAAAGTCAGGACTTTTGGATTTTTCGTTTAGGTACTCCCGGAAGATTCTCACCGTGTACTTGGTGGCTAAACGAGTGTTTTCACTCACTCTTGACCGGTCTGGCCGATGCACATCGCCTTCCAGTTCTGAGTCCCGCAGCCCGGGGATAATAGAATCCACACTGCACTGGTCCGTATTCCGCATGCGGACCGCTTCCGTCTCCACAGCAGAACAGTTTTCGGGGTCCACACACTCAGCTTCCCACTCCGACCCCtcatcattttcatattcaaacTCCTCATCACCCGTTATCTGTATTTCCTGAATCTCATCTTCCTCATAGTCGCTTCTTTCCAGGTTACTCGTTCGTTCATTTTCCGTCCCCTCTGCGTCGGTGAAGCAATCTCCGCTGCTAGGCATTCTCGCCATATTGCAGTCTCTCTGTCAGTCCCCGGGCAGGGCGCATGCGCTATATTGGACCGCAGCGCTAAGAGCTTTTGTATTTAGTGACCTTCAGCTACAGGCAGACTGCTTCTTAAAGGTACAGGGACCGTAcgctccaaaaacaaaaagggggcGTCTTTAATAAACCAAGGACACAGTCTGCAGTACCCAATACTGGACCGATTGATGGACTCTTCAATAACGTTTTATTGCCAATAACTCCAGAAAcgataaaaacaaaacccacaGGCTACTCTCCTCACCTGCTAATTATTAGAGTGGTATGCAGTCCTTAGTAGCCTAACAAACCAAACTTATTTGAGAATTTACAACATTAATTTCAAACACCGTTAACTTTATGGGTATTCTAATATTTCGTTTTCACCGAATTTATAAGCTACCTTGTCACACAGTTACTGCGTGATTGACATTTTCAGCCATTACAGCCTAGTTTGGAATGTGCGCacaatgaaagcaaaataataaacttcAGCAACCATATTAAGTAATGCGTTACAGCGCTCACTACTTtaaagcaatacattttttgtaggTTTATATGAAAGTTATTTCTACCGACAGTAAAAAAGATCTACCCCATCAATGTGCAACGTGCACCATTACAAGACCGTTTTATCCACGCCCGGTTCTAGGCTTGCCAATAACCTACAAACGACTGCCGAGGGCGCCATCCATCTGGAGTAGCGCCAAaggaaggggggtggagggaaatAAAGGGGTAAAaaagtggggggtgggatggCGATTGGTACCGGGGAACGGGACAGGTGGCCGCCGAAgtgagattttaattttttgtcccCCTCACCTTCGTATGGCACCCTTGTCGCCTATGCCAAGAACACAGAACTCTGCGTCCATGATAGACGGtgccctcacacaccccccccccaaataaataaataaacaacggcgcatatttaatttatttgtttatttatttatttatttatttaacaccGTGAGCGCGCTGCAAAATCGCGTATAAGAGTTGTAATTTCACTTTTATCCTCAGTCGATATCACGCAACGTTGACCTTAGACAACCCCTCACGACACACATTTTTTGCTAAAAAGCTATAGTGGGCCACGTGGTtgaacaaaatcaatatttggaaactattttaaaaatctaaatcaagCACAGGGTCACATGATCATTCATTCAGGGGAAACACGTGTTAAGAGATCAGTTACGTTTGCATTAGAAATGACCCTTGCCGCACGTAGAGCAGATACAGTTCATAATAAACATCATCAAACGAGTGCAACTTAACAAGTTTCCTCTGATATGATGAtactggggcagcagtgtaCCACACTATTAAGGGAACTGGGTTTGAAACTCTCTAACTTAAGTTATGCCAATATTCATCCAAAGTTAAACAGGACAGTGAAATAATATTGGAAGcctttttgggggaaaaagacattacatttagcatatgctcttatccagagcgacttacagtacacaaatttcacatagcatttacattgcatccattcatacatacagctggagatatactgaagcaatgcgggttaagtaccttgctcaaggatacaatggcagtgccctacccgggaatcgaacctgtgattTTTAGGTTCCTTACCTagtatactacactgccgtccAAGAAATGGGTAGCTATCGTTAGCTGAACCAACTTCAATAATACATGTGCAATCATAGaaagtttattttaacattaaaaatgcttCGCTTTTGCCTTGAACACAAAATGCCCCCCTGAGCACATATGACCTCAATTTAACAATACATTCCCCCACAGgcttgatttatttatggaGTGTGTTAAGGGGCACACAAATGCCCCCAGGACCCTCTCCAGAGGCCTAATGACTTATTTGAGGGTAGCGCAGTTCACGTTCGTGCACACAACTTAGCTGGCCGCATGCTTACATTAACAGGAAACTCAGTGGTAGTACAAAAAATGACTAATGACCAATCCTCAGCTGAGTTTTTGCTAAGTACAAGTACACAAAGCAAATGAAGTCTCATTTTTGTAAAACTCTGTCAATAGCCACAAAGGTTATATTGATTGCCATGATCAGCAAAGCTGGGAGTGCACTTCTCTGCATGCTGCTTTTCACACATCTCAGAGACCCTCAAAACTGACAAGTGATTCGTCTGAAAGATATTCAGAGGAAATTATGGAACATGACATCTTAGGCCATtggtattttgtttatttattattaaaacatgaaaaattctCCCAAAAGCATTAAATTAGATTTCCATCcacttttttttgctaaaaaacCCGCCATTCGCAGACCAAGACACAGAGCAGTTCACATGTATTTGGACAATGACActggctctgtacttcagcacattgtttttgaaatgaaactatgaacatgaggttaaagtacagaaTGTCAGGTCTAATTTGGGGGTATTTTATCCATATTGGGTAATCTCTTTAGGAATTACAGGCCTTTTCATACAtagctccccctccccccatttgaggggaccaaaagtaatgggacaattggctgctcaagTAGTTCTTGGCCAGCGGTGTATCATTGCATCATTACTTGCCAACAAAAGTTCTGGAGTTGATtgtaggtgtggaatttgcatttggagtctgttgcagTTGTCTCTCAACaggaggaccaaataagtgtcaatgccagtacaCCAGGCCATCATAAGGCTGACaggtttcacttgctgaagaaacaaacaaaaactgaagatggctacagtacaggTTGGGCAGAACATCACCAGGGAAAATACCcggtgtctggtgatgtcttcaagcagtcatcaaatgcaaagttTTTGCCTCCAAGAACTCAACACGACAACTTTAAGATAATGTTAAtttgtgcaattatttttgATACCCTAAAATGGAGTGAGCATGTATGAAAGATGCTATAATTCCTAAACAGATCACCGATATGGATACTacatgccctcaaattaaagctgacaggcTGCAATTCAACCTCACATTCATCATTTCGTatcaaattcaatgtgctggagcacagagccaaaaacaacaacaaaaaagtgccACTGTCCAATTACTTATGGGCTGCACTGTAGCATCGTAAAATCAATCTATGAAAATGATCTCTCTCAGCTAGATGCAGTTATGTTTGATCTGGCAGTCATATGGATAGGATAGACTTCCCTGGATGTTATTCTGGGAAATCAATGTAGACACAGTGGGAATTGGCCTTTAAATCCCATATATTGTACACATTGACAGCGCTCATAGTGTGTATaaccaattccaaaaaaaagtgcaacttgcttaaaaacaacaatttgaCGTGGTGTTGCCGAATTCGACTGCCTCCCCTCTCGGGCGGGGTACCAGGTCAAAGTAAGGGGTCAAAGTGTGTATACGTGTTCCACCATTGCAGTGTGTGTTCCTACCCTGGTCCGCAATCACTTCTAAAACTCACAGccccaaaccgcccccccccccttttttctgtttacagGAAGACATCGGCACTAAATTGTGCCGGAAATTTTTTTATGCGCCATTTgcctaaaaaagaaaaggttctcatttccaagttttttttccttctttatttcaatttcataaAACATAAGTGATATTCTAAGACCTTGACCTGGATGTCAGACACAGCCTATTCCCTCTTAATCTCATTTACCTGCAGGGCAATTATCTTCATACCCCACTGAATTTGGAGCTACAGTCTCAAGGTTCGCAAAGCTGGCAcagtcaatttagttttttaataactataaaatatgttttcaaacagtttttttaatgcatatacAGAAAGCatatgcaacacacacaacacggtcaaatgtatgtggacacctgaagtccaacgtctcatccaaaattatgaacaTTAATACGCaattggtccaccctttgctgctataacaacctctactcttctgggaaggctttgaactagatgttggagcattgctgtagggatttgctttcattcagccagaagagcattagtgagtttgggcactgattgggagattaggcctggctcgcagttggctttccaattgatcccaaaggtgttggatggggttgaggtcataGCTCTGTGCAAGCCATGTctagttcttccacaccaatctacacaaaactatttctatatggacctcgctgtgtgcctgggggcattgtcatgctgagacaggaaagggcctttcccaaactgttgccacaaagttgtaagcacagaattgtctagaatgtcactGCATTAAGATTGTCTTcagtggaactaaggggcctagcccaaaccatgaaaaacagccccagatcaaggggtgtccagatacttttggtcagtTAGTGTCTTCGATACTTTTGTTCATACAGAAGTTAATAGCTATCTACTGTATGATTAAGAAAATAGCAATGCTGGCACAGCACCCAATGCAATTTAATTGTACCACCATTAAGTTCTTGAATTTCTGGGTCCAGGTCAAGAAAATGCAGGTGTGCACAGCCACTCTATACCAGAGGAATCCCCCAAAAAGGTTCCACAGGAGCAATAGACTTTCAGCTTGTCCCACTAGCTCCATAAACATGGAGCATTTAGCCTCAAAGGCGTCAGCCTCATTGTTCTTGCTTATCACTGATTAACCCCTCCTTTATTTCACCATCCATCTCTCCTTTCGTTTTTTATGCTCCCTCGCATCCCCTGAGATGGGATAATGGTTACCTCTGCTACTAAATCCCATTATTCTCCTTCCTTTGCTTTTCAGTAGCAAAATGGTGTGCTGACCAATATTAATACAGGGTTTTCGTAGGACTACACGCAGTGTCCTAAAGACATTATCTCTTTAGATATTACCTATTCCCTTGTTTGTTTGGATATAATAAAGGCATGTCAAACAGGAATTTAAGATAATCCATTGATCAATTAATATTTGAAGAAATCATTCccttgaatctttttttttaaatctgcactTCACTGATTGTCAGATTCAGCAATTCAATTTTTATCTGAAATATCGGTTCATTTtagcacttttttaaaaaggtcattttattattatttggaacCCTATCTGTAATCATGTTGAGCATTTTAAAAGGCACCGGCTTATTGATAAGGAAAATTTACAAAttgaacaaaaccatttcatgATGTTACGTACATAGAGTAGCCTACATGACTAGTGCAAATGACACATGAATCCATAGACAAACATGGACAGTCTAAAGTAACCAAGTTCCCATTGAGTAAGTGTCCCTTGGAGGggttattaattcattaatttatttattcattgattttGTTTACTGGATAAATCAATTATATTTAAACTGTCATTTAATGTGCCACAACTGACCAAATTCACACATGACCATAACTGTTTAATATTCTTTCAATGTTGGGTGatagcgaaaaaaaaaaaagaactccagTGAGGTTGATCCGAAACCCAGAAAACTGCAAATCCATCACTTGAAACGGACAGGTCTGAAGTCATTCCATGGCCAACTGTCAGTGAGCTTTACAAAATACGCATttaccttctttttttatttatttttttctctccacaagGTTGAGTGAAGCTGATCCTGGCTCTTCAGAGAGTCTGTCCAGTCCGACTGCAGAGACACACCTCGTGTCATGTCTCGGGACACTGGCAAACCCCAAAGAGCCGCACGGGAAGTCAATTCTGACCAAGGCCGTTTTGTCATTGCGCGAGGCAAATAAGAACGCATTTTAAAATCGGTCTCCTTGGGCTCCGGAGTCTCGTTATATAAACAATTTGCATTTTGAGGTTACACCTGAGAATTCTATCATTATTTCATCAGCACAGAGATTACTttctactgctctctctctctgtctccaacccccccccccttcccctcccttcatctctctcccccccttttttaccTTTGGGCTTTTCTCTTGAAGCCCAGCAGTGGTGCAGTGCAGTTGAAATATTCGTCCTCAGCATGTAGTCATTCACAGCAAGACTCGCACACTTTGTAAAGTGGCTGTTCGTCAAAAAGAAGTCGGTGTACACAAGCTGGTTTTCACATAAGCGCACGTGGGCCTTCACAACAACCCCTCCGGGATTCTATATTCGCAAAagctataaaaatgaaagaaccTCCCCCCGACGCCATACAATGGACTgcataagaaaaaacaaaaacaaaattcaaacatCACTTACAGTGATACTTACATATTAAAAAGTCAGGTGACAAAAATGCgaaaacaaatgcacaattgCATTTACCTTTATGCATAATCTAGCTTCTTAAAATAACTGACACCAATTCGTGGCTCAAACGGtctagtttaaaataaaaatgagttcatTACATCCAAAGcgaatgcatttaatttcaagGTCACTGTCAGTATTTGGCAGGGAACAAAACTACTTTGCACTGACACAAAATTCACAGAAAGAATGgcgcgggggaaaaaaaaaagttaatgcaAGTTATATGATGACACAATGACAACACAATAATACGGATGCAATTGTGCTTTGACGCTTTCGTAACACAGCTCAAAAAGCCTTGGTCGCCGCAGAACATTATTACAAGGACAGTAAGACTTTGAAAACTTCCGTTAACGCGGTAGCCTACGATGAGAGGTGAATCGTCCTTACCTGCTCTGGCTGTACAATAGCCGGCGATGGGGACACCGTCTGCCCATTAGATTCGAGTGGAGCCGCAGGCTGAGGGTCAGTTCTCACAGCGACCAGGCTGGGAGAGTCGCCACCGCGCTCCGCAGGTCGCACACAAAGCTTTTTTGGGGAAGCCGGTCCGGAAACGTCTGCAGGATAAATTGTTCGCAGCCGTTTTGTCgttttttgtgctttaattTCTATGCCATTGTCTATCGGGTGCACATAGGGGACAACCAGTTGGAAATGATGCTGGGTCCCATTGGCCGTTTCCGGAGCAACGTACAGAGGCGCTAACTTTGACCCAATGCCTGCGATACTGTTCAAAGTCGCAATGGAGACGGCACCGATGCAGTGGTTAGTGTAAGTCTTTGACAGCTTGGCAGCCCTCGACAGCATTTGCATCCTGGTACCCAGCAGGTTCTTGCCTATCGCTTTGTTTTCATACCAGGTCATGTCACTTTCACTGCAATGATCCCGTGGTCTCTGAAAAAATGCCTTGCAAAGCGGATTCCGTTTCgaaatgtatttcacaaagctCGCGTAAGGACAGAACTCCGTGCCAGTTTCGTACATGCGGGGCAAATTGTcgtcgtcagtgtctgttctttttttgctccATGACGCCGATCTGGATTTGTGATACGGTCCCAGCGCTTTGAAGTATATAAACTTTCTCCCGTCTTCGTCAATCGCGACTCCGAACGAGTCCTCCTCCAGTTCTCGTTGATTCTCCCGTCCCCTGGTGCAGAAATACATGCAGGTTTCGAACCACACTTTATTGAGCAAACCGAAAGGCGTGTTAGTGTTAAACACGCTGGACGTGTACAGTTTCCTTAAGTCAGCCCGGGTAATTGCCTGTTTTTGCACGACGGGACCTGCACCTTGTTCTTCCAGCTTTCTGATCACCGCTGCCAGCGTCAGGTTCGCGCTTCTCAGTTCGGGATCTTTTGTCAGATCCAGAGTGCGGCAGTAAGGCGGTTCATTCAGGTACCTGTTCAGTGAGCTCCTAATACTAATCAGAGAGGACTTGCTGTACAGCTGACCACTCTTTGAACGCGCCTCTGCATAGAAAGACCTG
This is a stretch of genomic DNA from Anguilla rostrata isolate EN2019 chromosome 4, ASM1855537v3, whole genome shotgun sequence. It encodes these proteins:
- the kctd1 gene encoding uncharacterized protein kctd1 isoform X2, which translates into the protein MARMPSSGDCFTDAEGTENERTSNLERSDYEEDEIQEIQITGDEEFEYENDEGSEWEAECVDPENCSAVETEAVRMRNTDQCSVDSIIPGLRDSELEGDVHRPDRSRVSENTRLATKYTVRIFREYLNEKSKSPDFETMDKETLCEVLGSFYAEARSKSGQLYSKSSLIGIRSALNRHLNEPPYCRNLDLSKDPELRSANLTLAAVIRKLEEQGACPVVQKQAITRADLKKLYTSSAFNTNTPFGLLNKVWFETCMYFCTRGRENQRELEESSFGLGIDEDGRKFIYLKALGLYHKSRSASLSKKRTDTDDNLPRMYETSTEFCPYASFVKYISKRNPHCKAFFQRQRDYCSESDMTWYENKAIGKNLLGTRMEMLSIAAKLSKTYTNHCIGAVSVATLNSIVDIGSKLAPLHVAPETADETQNQFQLVVPYLHPIDDDVLEIKEQETTKRPRTTDPVDVSGPASPKKLCVRPAERGGDSPSLIAVRTDPQSVAPLESNGQTVSPPPAIVLAEQDNRANMSRPMITRSPVSPLSSQGIPTPAQLTKSNAPVHIDVGGHMYTSSLATLTKYPESRIGRLFDGTEPIVLDSLKQHYFIDRDGHMFRYILNFLRTSKLLIPDDFKDYSLLYEEARYFQLQPMQAELERWRQEREAGRASRPCECLVVRVAPDLGERITLSGDKALIEDVFPEIGDVMCNSVNAGWNHDSTHVIRFPLNGYCHLNSVQVLERLQQRGFEIVGSCGGGVDSSQFSEYVLRREIRRGQRGPSVIRIKQEPLD